From Halostella salina, a single genomic window includes:
- a CDS encoding universal stress protein produces the protein MIDTVVIATDGSESVERAVDVALDLARRFDAAVHALYVVDESDVDSSPESIREELQTALEETGEEALAAVRDRADREVETVVREGRPAAEICEYAREEDVDVVATGTRGRHGENRFLIGSVAEHVVRTCPVPVLTVRQLGE, from the coding sequence ATGATCGACACCGTCGTCATCGCCACGGACGGCTCCGAGAGCGTCGAACGGGCCGTCGACGTGGCGCTCGACCTCGCGCGGCGCTTCGACGCCGCGGTCCACGCGCTGTACGTCGTCGACGAGAGCGACGTGGACTCCTCGCCGGAGTCGATCCGCGAGGAGCTACAGACCGCGTTAGAGGAGACGGGCGAGGAGGCGCTCGCGGCCGTCCGCGACCGGGCTGACCGCGAGGTCGAGACGGTCGTCCGCGAGGGCCGGCCGGCCGCGGAGATCTGCGAGTACGCCCGCGAGGAGGACGTCGACGTGGTCGCAACCGGCACCCGCGGCCGCCACGGCGAGAACCGGTTTCTCATCGGCAGCGTCGCCGAGCACGTCGTTCGCACCTGTCCCGTCCCGGTGCTGACGGTGCGGCAGCTGGGCGAGTAG
- a CDS encoding universal stress protein — MERVLAVVDGEESTKELLREAGEIADGVGAELVLLHVTSEEEFAEREEALASITDYDAQYGISQAKEGAGQFARDLGREVLADVDVEFEAVGRLGDEVEEILAAADEHGADHVFVQGRTRSPTGKALFGDRAQQVALDFDGPVTVLTA; from the coding sequence ATGGAGCGTGTGCTTGCAGTCGTCGACGGCGAGGAGTCGACAAAGGAACTGCTGCGCGAGGCGGGTGAGATCGCCGACGGCGTCGGTGCGGAACTCGTCCTCCTTCACGTCACCAGCGAGGAGGAGTTCGCGGAGCGCGAGGAGGCGCTGGCCAGCATCACCGACTACGACGCGCAGTACGGCATCAGTCAGGCCAAGGAGGGAGCCGGGCAGTTCGCCCGTGACCTCGGCCGGGAGGTGCTCGCGGACGTCGACGTGGAGTTCGAGGCCGTCGGCCGCCTCGGCGACGAGGTCGAGGAGATACTGGCGGCCGCCGACGAGCACGGGGCCGACCACGTGTTCGTTCAGGGCCGCACCCGGTCGCCGACCGGGAAGGCGCTGTTCGGCGACCGGGCACAGCAGGTCGCCCTCGACTTCGACGGGCCGGTGACGGTGCTGACCGCGTAG